A region of Physeter macrocephalus isolate SW-GA unplaced genomic scaffold, ASM283717v5 random_215, whole genome shotgun sequence DNA encodes the following proteins:
- the LOC129391848 gene encoding DDIT3 upstream open reading frame protein: MLKMSGWQRQSQNQSRNLRRKCSRRKCIFIHHHT; the protein is encoded by the exons ATGTTGAAGATGAGCGGGTGGCAGCGACAGAGCCAAAATCAGAGCCGGAACCTGAGGAGAAAG TGTTCCAGAAGGAAGTGTATCTTCATACATCACCACACCTGA
- the DDIT3 gene encoding DNA damage-inducible transcript 3 protein, producing the protein MAAESLPFSFGTLSSWELEAWYEDLQEVLSSDENGGTYISPPGNEEEEPKTFTTLDPASLAWLTQEPGRAAVTRTSQSPSSPDSSQSSPAQEEEEEDQERPRKRKQSGQSPARAGKQRMKEKEQENERKVAQLAEENERLKQEIEHLTREVEATRRALIDRMVNLHQA; encoded by the exons ATGGCAGCTGAGTCACTGCCTTTCTCCTTCGGGACACTGTCCAGCTGGGAGCTGGAGGCCTGGTATGAGGACTTGCAGGAGGTGCTGTCCTCAGATGAAAATGGGGGTACCTATATCTCACCCCCTGGAAACGAGGAG GAAGAGCCAAAAACCTTCACCACTCTTGACCCCGCCTCCCTGGCTTGGCTGACCCAGGAGCCAGGACGAGCAGCGGTCACGCGCACCTCCCAGAGCCCCAGCTCTCCGGATTCCAGTCAGAGCTCCCCGgctcaggaggaagaagaggaagaccaAGAAAGGCCCAGGAAACGGAAACAGAGTGGCCAGTCCCCAGCACGGGCTGGAAAGCAACGcatgaaggagaaagaacaagagaatgaaagaaaagtggCACAGCTAGCTGAAGAGAACGAACGGCTCAAGCAGGAAATCGAGCACCTGACCAGGGAAGTGGAGGCGACTCGCCGAGCTCTGATTGACCGGATGGTTAATCTGCACCAAGCATGA